aacatcctcatcaggatattgaatgcacaagctttcataagtgaaatcaggtgcaaccatctccctaagagtcctctcacgaggtggaggttgagccatgttctcagtatgaaaattagtagtcgaatgctcaaaatcaaaatgttcaGAATCACCAGCAACAGAATACTctgaatgctcaaaatgcacactatgcctaactaatctatgaaaggttctatctatttttggatcaaagggttgtaaatcacctagatttcccctagtcatgcactatatgcagcaaatcatgtgtttctcaaacaagcactaggggagggttaaaactacaactatagtcaaacgatatccaaatgagctaaaattttgtgagcaacaccctaaaatcatgaaaagatagcacagaaattttcagacaaaaattaaaagtctaACTACGAAAACtgcctaaggaaagtttagaaaaataggacaataatacttgaaaaataaaaaaaaacttagtaaacaactaatttttaaagtttGGGAAACCCCAACCCACTAAAGCTGTTTATCATAGTATGGCaaattttttctaccccaaatgcatatataataatagtcattctgataaccAGAgtaaaagttatggctgttttaagttttgctaaaaacaagttcccaaattttttgtctctctcaaatacagccacaccaagtgcttctggtatttttcacacaaaatatggatcaaaagaaactaccacacaaaaaatcagctaaaaataacaactctagctatcaaaacaaaaatcaccaattaaattgcaaaatcaatcGCTAATCACTATTCACAGCATTacacaaaactgaaacaggggagcGCTAAACAGGGGACACGaatgaaatgcaaaacagaacactacacaaaacaaaacaacacacactCACAACACTAAACAGCAGAGCTACACACAAAACAACTAAatgctattatgaacctttggaccactactctctggcaacggcgccaaatttgattgaggtcgtacccgaattaaataaacattaaaaatgcagtatctaggaagtgatcctaggtcatctcccagtgagcaatgatcaaccaaacattcataacatataacaataaaacagtaacgaattgggggggggttgtttgtttttgcaaattaaacagcaagcaaacttgaataagaaaataacaaaactaaaacatgttgttccccttgattcaaaagcaagtctcttatcctaggttacgagaatttatccctaatcagttcaaccacttaatccaacccgaaattaatttactaagcgaaaattaacataaggctgtcattatgtgattaagcaacacatacaccaattaatccctctcatatgtccattaagcatgaacgcaaattaagcatagagacaattaatatagcaacaaatacagagcaaTAGGTGAAGGGAAAAACTGATcataattcaatagtaataacaaaacctcagagatttgtgcttgatcctcaagagaaaacaacactggagactcagccttccattaatcagcagaaacGAAAACGAATTCAAAGGCAgaagcagaaaacaaaattgcaatttgaagtagaaaatgaaatttgattgctacgtgaacagtgcgcgTGAACGTAACACGAAACTGAAAatgcaaaaccctaaaattttTCTCCTATGTCAACAGTCTCCTTctactaaaaccctggtgctgttatataggtcctcatccctaaagcttacaaatctgttttaagtccaagcccaaaaacaaaataaaataaaattgtctgctctcttcaagtccaagccggttcagcccaattccggatccaagcccaattgcttataattctcctgaaattaaattaaaaatacaaaattagtcaagtaggcctaAATGataaactgcataattaatttgacaaataaggctaatcagtaattaaaatggtgacaaaaaagattaagaaataggagaaaataatgacactgAAGCTCTTAGACTCTGGCCAAACTCTTGAGTCTATTACTCCAACAATTATGTCACTCTCTAAACCAGTTCTTTGgatttgctgcaaaattcctatGAAGTCCCATGGTCTAGTCGTCTAGAAATAACTCTTCCTATTTGGGAAAATATAGACAACACTATCCATTTCTGTTACAATACCAAAGTTTTAATAGTGTCGTTTTCCATTAAAGCTTTTTTTGTAACTGTGAATTGTAGCTTTTGGTTCAAAGTCGTTGGGTAAATGCACATTTGCACGGCCAATcttaaaatacttgttttgcATAATGAGCAAAggattatgtttttaattacaATGATTAATACATTCATGTTATTTAATGATTATGAGACATTTGTGAAGTATTTCCAAAACTAGTATACTCTAAATTTTGTAAATCAAACATGTCCTTCATTATGAATGATGATGTTATCATGAAACAAGAATTAGACAATAGACATAAATTATAGTATTCAATTTCAACCTACCAAGGACTTTCTGTGCCATGGCCATATGAAGAAAAGGTAATGATGCAGAGCCATGCCTTAAAGGTGGTCGCCCATCTAGACAATCTAAGTCtatattcagaaaatgaaaatattaaattggtgtgtggataataaattttatgatattacATGATATgtaatcaatttatttaattttcatatttaaaatttattacttttgtATCTTTTCAATTgatgttaattttaaatttgttttatttgcatAGAGTCATGGCAACACCCCCAAGGTCCCCTCCCCATTCATCAGATCCTTCAAAGTGTATGTTTATGAGTAGTAGACAATTCACATGACTGGGAAGCTTGACTGTAAGAGACTTGGTTCAGCCCAGGCCAATCGTTAACGTCAATCCTACCACTGGGAGAGGTTTAAGCCCACATAAAGAGAAATTCCATAGCTATTTGGGGGTGGTAGGTAGAGAAAAGATTCCTATTGTCCATTCCAAATGGAAAGTTGTATTGAAATCTCTAAAGAATTGAGTGTAGGATGACATTTTGGTATGTGCACTTACTTATCTATGTTTTtgaatttctttcatttaagTTGAAAGGGTTGTGATTCATTAACTATTACATAACAATTTCTTATGCAGGGAAAAATTGATATCTCAGAAGCATCCAATGCCAAGAAAAGGTGATGCCATTAGTAGCCACTAAATATGTATATGCAGACAATGAGGGTCAAAATGATCAAGCTCCTTGTTTTAAGTATGGTCTGGATCCATAAACTTGGGAGGAATTTGCTACAAGCCGCAAAACCCCTAATTGGCAAGTTAGATGTGAAtgtgtttttctttaaatttgaattgaaatttataatttgattttaataactTGCTAAAATTCTATGTAATTTACCACAGGAATCAGAAAGAAGACTTAGGAAATTCAAAAATACAATGACTGTCCATACTAAATGTCTCACAGGGGTTATGATTTGCTTGACAAGAACCTCATGGaggagaaaaggaagaaaagaaaagaggaagtAATTTTGATTGAGGATTCAACAATGATTGTTGACCCTTCATCTCCCATTGAAAGACATGTGAAGTTGAAGTTGACCCGCAGAAAGCTATATCGGCAGATGACATCTAAGGTGACACAagaattttttgataaaattatgagTTCATATCAGTCTCATGTGTTctttttgtataataataacCGCATTTGATCTATGTACATGTCGTGGTTGTTAGAGGACTCATTACAAGAGCAGATGACACAAGACCACTTTGTTCCCCATGGTCGTGAGGATATACTTAATATTGGCATTGGACGATTAGAGCACCCAGGTCGTGTTTATGCTGCGGGAGGTGGTGTGACAATCAACCAATACTTTGGATAGGCATGACCTGCCTCCAACAGTTCCTCTACATTGATCAACCCACAACAATTGGTTGAGATAATAGGAAACCTTAAAGAAGAGTGAAGAGAGAACTAGAAGAGGATAACAAAtgctgataactgctaaatgtgagttgttttttataataaaaatataatggatatatctttaaaaatatttatttagtaattattttttacgtaAATGGTaggaattaatatttttcttatttatggcttgcaaatatgaaaatgagggatcaaaagccaaaaagatgcagaaaatatcaaaaatatgaataaggaAATTTTTTTGGCATGAGGCCCAAATCCATTCCAGCAACTATAAAAAGggagtcaagccaaggagaaAAAACACACCGAGTCTCAGAGCACTCTAATACACACATAAAGCCTAAGAACTCTCCCTTGGGGAATTCTTTCTCCTCTCTCATCATTTTCTATTCCctttttccatcctttctcttCCATAAGTTCTTATACTCCTTTTCTAGTGTAAAGTCCCTTatggctatgagaggctaaacccttagttagggccTAACAAGGCTAAAAagccaaaagatgtattgtacaCTTCATATTTATGAATGCAAACTTGTGTTTTGTTTCCTGTTATCCTTtgttacttttaatttcatgcatcattCATCCGTGCATCATCTTCGAGGGTTAGATGTTCGACAGAGGGTAATCCTTAATAGCAATACAAGGAAGGTTTTGCATACATCAATTTTAGGAATTAGTCGCTCAATAgagggtaatttctaatagaactaaaaggaaggggtatcttaataaatcattgctagacatagaatgattgcattatgcccatgcatcaaagcaaacatctagaattagaacttcgtgcattttatctattgaatttttgcaaagacatttgggagatagataagTAAAATAGGCTTATCATCGTGAGACATCAGTGGCAAGTAATCTAATAGATGTAGGTAGGATAAATTCACctgattgataaagaaaaataaaaaataatacatcttaagCAAATAAGGCATGTTAGGTTCTAACATTCTCATCTCATTGAATTCCCtattaattcttttgttttctattatttcCTTTGTCTATTGATATCTATTATTTAGTTACTATTCTTTTTACTCATCTTTTACCTCATCTTATCTTTTCCtcttataaatttgaaattatccaatgcaagtacaaaacaaagtccctgtggaaaTCAACACTTGGACTTCCGAGTCTTTACTACTTGGACATTTGGTACAATTGTCAAACCGTTAATAAGTTTTTGGCGTCGTTGCTGGGGACTTTGTTCTTAGTACTTGGTTGCcatacattttcaatttttaagtattaattcttttattctttttttattttacaatttttattctatccattatttttcttctccattatttttcttctataatttGTACGGTAGTGCTTGTTTTTGTGTATGCGAGGTAGAATTGCAACTGAAGATTTATCTCCCCTAAATCCAGAAATTGAAGCCACTTGCAAGTGTAACAATGCTGCGAGACAAAGAGGAGAGCAAGAAATACAAGGGAGCAGTCAACCCTCACCTCCACCCTCTCCACAAAGCTACTATCAAATGGAAGAGGAGCATGCATGACGAGTGACACTAGAGGGCTACTCTAGTACAACTACCCCATAATTCTTTACCAGTATTGCAAAGCCGGAGGTTCAAGCGACCAACATATCTTATCTTCACTCTTTCATACAGTTGATACAAGGAAACCTCTTCCACGGTCTACCAAATGAGGATCCTTATGCTCATCTCACCACCTATATAGAAATTTGTAACATGGTAAAGATAGTTGATGTTCCCGAGAATGACATAGGCCTtaatctttctctttttcttttggcaGGGGAAGCAAAAAGGTGGTTACACTCCTTCAAAGGCAATATCTTGAGGACCTAGGAAGAAGTTGtcaaaaaattcttaaagaaatacttccTAGAGTCAAAGATGGAAATATCTTCATTCCATCAAGTTGAAGCGCTCGACCATTTCCTTTGAAGGACTACTTAGAAAGACGCCTACACATAGGTACAGTGAGCCAGTGCAATTAAACATCTTCATAAATGGTCTGCGACCACAGTCAAAGCAACTCCTTGATGCATCCGTAGGGGGAAAAATCAAGTTGATGACACTGGAGGAGGCAATGGAGCTGACAGAGAACATGGCggccagtgatcatgccatcCTTCGTGATCGAGCATACACGCCAACAAAGAGAAACCTTTTGGAACTCATAACCCAAGATGCAACACTAGCCCAAAACAAGCTATTGACCCAACAGATAGAGGCCCTGACGGAATCATTCGGGGAACCAAGGAAGACCACTGGGATTCAACCAAGGGAGGAATTTCACACAGGGCTCAAACTGGAGGAATCATTTAGGGAACCAATTCAACAAGCAGCAAAGAAGTCAACTTGTCCAAAATTCCAACCAAGGGGTTGATCTTTATGAGAAAACCAGCAAGCTTGAGGATACACTGAATCAATTCATACAGATATCCATGTCCAACTATAGGAGCACAGAGTCATCCATCAAGAACCTAGAGATACAAGTGGGACAATTAGCCAAACAAATGGTTGAAAGACCCACTAGCAGCTTTAGAGCCAACACAAAGAAGAACTCGAAGGAGGAATGCAAGGTAGTGTTGACTAGAAGGCAGAGGAGAGCACAAGGAGAAGGAGAGGAAGCTAAAGGAGACCAGTCTGAGGAAGGAATGGCAGACAAAGAAGgagagaaagaggaagaaaagaagaatgaagaagagagaaaagaagagaagaagttcTTAACCTCTAAGACCAAAAGCCAGCTAGCCCAAGAGGTTAGGAAAGAAGAGCCACTAACCCCTCTAAAGGAGCCCCCATATCCTTTAGTACTGTCAAAGAAGAATAAGGAGCACTACTTTAAGCGTTTCTTGGAGATATTCAAGGGGCTGGAGATAACCATGCCATTTGGGGAAGCCTTGTAGTAGATGTTGCTCTACACCAAATTCATGAAGGACATCCTCACCAAGAAGGGGAAGTACATTGGCAAAGAGAGCATTGTGGTGGGAGGCAATTGCAGTGCAGTGATAAAGAGGAAGCTACCCAAGAAATTTAATGACCACGGGAGCATGACAATCCCTTGCACCATAGGGAATGAGTCAGTAGGGAAGGCTCTCATTGACTTAGGGGCAAACATCAAATTGATGCCCCTGTCAATGTGTAGAAAAATTGGAAATTTGAAGATAGACTCTACCAAGATGACGCTCCAGCTCGCAAACCAATCAATCACAAGACCGTACAGGGTAGTGGAAGATGCCCTGGTCAAAGTCCGCCATTTTACTTTTCCGGTAGATTTTGTCATCATGGATATAGAAGAAGATACAAATATTCCTCTTATCTTAGGCAGACCCTTCATGCCGATTGCCAACTACGTGGTGGATATGGGGAATGGCAATCTGGAAATGTGCGTCGACGACCAAAAGGTAACCTTCAACCTTTTCGAAGCAATTAAATACCCAGAGGAAGATAGAAGGTGCTTCAAGGTGGAGAAAATCGATAAAGAAGACATCGGTGCTCTTCAAACCACATAGAGTTCACTGGAGAAAGCTTTGATCAATGTTATGGATTGTCTAACCAGTGAAGAGGAGAAGGATCTGAGGGCTTACTTTGAAGACTTAGATCGTGAAGAAAATATTCCTGCAAGGGGGACCAGCtttgaagaattgaaaaatGGTGGTCCATCCGAGAAGACCAAGGTAGAGCTGAAGATCCTACCCAACCAATTGAAATATGTGTTCTTGGAGGAGAACATGAGCAAGCTTGTGGTGATCAACAATGAGCTAACAAAAGAGGAAGAGAATAGGTTGGTGGAGGTCCTCAAGAGACACAAGGAGGCAATAGGGTGGCACATATCAAATCTAAAAGGAATCAACCCTGCTTACTGTATGCACAAGATAATCATGGAAGAAGACTATAGACCAGTAAGACAACCCCAGAGAAGGATCAACCCATCAATGAAGGAAGAGGTGCGGAAAGAGGTGCTCAAGCTTCTAGAGGCTGGGCTTATCTACCCCATTTCCAACAGTGTTTGGGTAAGCCTAGTCCAGGTGGTACCAAAGAAAGGGGGCATGGCAGTCATTCGGATTGAAAAGAATGACCTAATCCCAACAAGGATTTTCATTGGCTGAAGAATGTACATCGACTACCGCAAGGCCAACAAAGCCACAAGAAAAGACCATTTTCCTTTGCCCTTCATGGACCAGATGTTAGAGAGGTTTGTGGGACAAGCTTATTACTGCTTCTTGGATGGATACTCTGGATACAATTAGATTACAGTGGACCCCAAGGATCAGGAGAAGACGACCTTCACATGCCCTTTTGGTGTCTTTGCCTACAGACAGATGTTGTTTGGATTATGTAATGCACCTGCCATATTTCAGATGTGCATGTTGGCCATTTTTGCAGATATGGTGGAGTTGGAGCATAAAGCCTAATGGGCCCTCAAACTGCTTAACTTTGATTAAGCTACATCTAGAGAGAAGATGAAGTTACAGTTGCTAGAGTT
This genomic interval from Glycine max cultivar Williams 82 chromosome 5, Glycine_max_v4.0, whole genome shotgun sequence contains the following:
- the LOC102670148 gene encoding uncharacterized protein; the protein is MLLYTKFMKDILTKKGKYIGKESIVVGGNCSAVIKRKLPKKFNDHGSMTIPCTIGNESVGKALIDLGANIKLMPLSMCRKIGNLKIDSTKMTLQLANQSITRPYRVVEDALVKVRHFTFPVDFVIMDIEEDTNIPLILGRPFMPIANYVVDMGNGNLEMCVDDQKVTFNLFEAIKYPEEDRRCFKVEKIDKEDIGALQTT